The Triticum aestivum cultivar Chinese Spring chromosome 3A, IWGSC CS RefSeq v2.1, whole genome shotgun sequence genome includes a region encoding these proteins:
- the LOC123061060 gene encoding aconitate hydratase, cytoplasmic isoform X6, with protein sequence MASTAGLQTSHGHWFNTTLTSSQSHLGFRSSFPRPPAGDFLERSPPRCRRRCSHAVAAAIVVEKLGQGRSVGPSLPVPRRSRDGFLARRGRQQPAAAPCGSAVEGAGAAAPATDRFANTLTSLPKPGGGEYGKFYSIPALNDPKIDKLPYCIRILLESAVRNYDNFQVTESDVQNIIDWEKTSPKLAEIPFKPARLVLMDNTGGPAVVDLAAIRDVIAELDSDPKKINPLVPVDLVIDHSVRVDVAKCADALKQNMDLEFSRNKERFSFFKWASSAFNNMLVLPPGSGILHQVNLEYLSRVVFKADGVLYPDSVVGTDSHTTMINSLGVAGWGVGGIEAMAAMLGQPMSMVLPGVVGFKLTGKLQDGVTTTDLALTLTQMLRKHGVVGKFIEFFYGEGVGSIPLPARATIANMTPEYGATMGFFPVDQVALDYLRLIGRSDETVSMIEAYLRANKMFVDCNELQTGPVYSSDLELDLTTVEPSVAGPKRPHDRVPLKEMKSDWHTCLGNEVGFKVKPWVKTSLAPGSLVVTKYLEHSGLQEYLNHQGFHLVGYGCTTCIGNSGDLDKSLSDAIVDNDVVVVVAVLSGNRNYEGRVHPLTRANYLASPPLVVAYALAGTVDIDFENEPIGIGKDGKEVYFKDVWPTNEEIEQVIKSNVLPKMFVDTYDSITEGNDAWNKLVVPKETLYPWDPKSTYIHKPAYLENITMTPPGPPSVKDAYCLLSLGDSITTDHISPSGVIKPGTPAAKYLLERGVKPENFTTYGSRRANDEIVVRGAFANIRIVNKLLEGEVGPKTVHVPTGEKHYVFDAAMKYKSEGHDMVILAGDEYGAGSSRDSAAKGPLLLGVKAVIAKGFERIHRSNLVGMGIIPLRFKAGEDADSLNLSGHERFTIDLPRKITEIRPGQDVIVTTKNGKSFTCTLCINTQVELEYFNHGGILPYLIRKLA encoded by the exons ATGGCGTCCACGGCTGGACTCCAAACTTCCCACGGCCACTGGTTCAACACCACCCTCACATCCTCCCAATCCCACCTTGGCTTCCGCTCCTCCTTCCCGCGTCCTCCAGCTGGGGATTTTTTGGAGCGTTCTCCTCCTCGTTGCCGCCGACGATGCTCgcatgcggtggcggcggcgatcgTGGTGGAGAAGCTGGGGCAGGGAAGGTCTGTTGGACCTTCTCTGCCGGTGCCTCGACGAAGCCGCGATGGCTTCTTGGCGCGGCGGGGGCGTCAGCAGCCTGCTGCCGCTCCCTGTGGCAGCGCCGTGGAGGGAGCGGGTGCGGCCGCCCCAG CAACCGATCGCTTCGCGAATACCTTGACCAGCCTCCCTAAGCCTGGTGGTGGAGAGTATGGCAAGTTCTACAGCATTCCTGCACTGAATGATCCAAAGATAG ATAAGCTTCCCTACTGTATCCGCATTCTTCTAGAATCAGCCGTCCGCAACTACGATAACTTCCAAGTTACGGAGAGTGATGTCCAGAATATCATCGACTGGGAGAAGACATCCCCAAAGCTTGCCGAGATACCATTCAAGCCAGCACGGCTTGTTCTTATG GACAACACTGGCGGCCCAGCTGTTGTAGATCTTGCAGCCATACGAGATGTGATAGCGGAGCTAGACAGTGATCCCAAAAAGATCAATCCACTG GTTCCGGTGGATCTCGTCATTGATCACTCAGTGCGGGTGGATGTAGCCAAGTGTGCCGATGCATTGAAACAAAACATGGACCTGGAGTTTAGCCGCAACAAAGAGAGATTTAGTTTCTTCAAATGGGCGTCATCTGCTTTCAACAATATGCTGGTTCTGCCCCCTGGTTCTGGGATCCTTCATCAA GTCAATCTTGAGTATCTTTCCAGGGTTGTCTTCAAAGCAGATGGTGTCTTGTACCCTGACAGCGTGGTTGGCACTGATTCACACACCACAATGATTAATAGTCTCGGTGTTGCAGGTTGGGGAGTGGGTGGTATCGAAGCAATGGCCGCAATGCTTGGGCAG CCAATGAGCATGGTTTTACCAGGTGTGGTTGGATTCAAGCTGACCGGAAAGTTACAGGATGGTGTCACTACTACAGACCTTGCCCTTACTTTGACCCAAATGCTAAGGAAGCATGGTGTTGTTGGcaaatttattgaatttttttacG GTGAGGGTGTGGGCAGCATCCCTTTGCCTGCTAGAGCCACAATCGCAAACATGACTCCGGAATATGGCGCTACCATGGGATTTTTCCCTGTAGATCAAGTGGCATTAGATTACCTCAGACTAATAGGGCGAAGTGATGAAACA GTATCAATGATTGAAGCATATTTGCGAGCTAACAAGATGTTTGTAGACTGCAATGAG CTTCAAACGGGACCAGTTTACTCTTCAGATCTTGAGCTGGACCTTACTACGGTGGAGCCTTCTGTTGCCGGCCCAAAGAG GCCTCATGACCGGGTTCCTTTGAAGGAGATGAAATCTGATTGGCATACTTGCCTGGGCAATGAGGTTGGTTTCAAG GTGAAGCCATGGGTTAAGACAAGCCTGGCCCCTGGATCTTTGGTTGTCACCAAATACTTGGAACACAG TGGCCTTCAAGAATATTTGAACCATCAAGGCTTCCATCTTGTCGGATATGGTTGTACCACTTGTATCGGCAACTCCGGCGACCTTGATAAATCTTTATCAGATGCTATTGTAGATAACG atgttgttgttgttgttgctgtgttGTCGGGCAACCGTAACTATGAGGGTCGTGTGCACCCTCTAACTCGAGCTAACTACCTCGCCTCACCACCTCTTGTTGTTGCATATGCTCTTGCTGGCACC GTTGACATTGATTTTGAGAACGAACCTATTGGAATTGGAAAGGATGGCAAGGAGGTTTACTTCAAGGATGTATGGCCCACAAATGAAGAAATCGAGCAG GTTATCAAGTCCAACGTGTTGCCGAAGATGTTCGTGGACACGTATGATTCCATCACGGAGGGCAACGATGCATGGAACAAATTAGTGGTCCCGAAAGAGACGCTCTACCCGTGGGATCCGAAATCCACCTACATCCACAAGCCAGCGTACCTGGAAAATATAACCATGACCCCGCCCGGCCCGCCCTCAGTGAAGGATGCCTACTGCCTACTAAGCCTGGGGGACAGCATCACTACCGACCACATCTCTCCCTCGGGGGTCATCAAGCCAGGAACCCCTGCCGCCAAGTATCTGCTGGAGCGCGGCGTGAAGCCTGAGAACTTCACCACATATGGCAGCCGACGTGCCAACGACGAGATCGTTGTGAGAGGGGCATTTGCCAACATTAGGATTGTGAACAAGCTTTTGGAGGGAGAGGTGGGGCCTAAAACTGTCCATGTCCCTACGGGGGAGAAGCATTACGTTTTCGACGCTGCCATG AAATACAAGTCGGAGGGTCATGACATGGTCATTCTTGCCGGTGATGAGTATGGAGCCGGGAGCTCGCGTGATAGTGCCGCCAAGGGGCCATTGCTCCTG GGCGTCAAGGCAGTGATCGCTAAGGGCTTCGAGCGCATCCACCGGAGTAACTTGGTGGGGATGGGGATCATCCCTCTCCGCTTCAAGGCTGGCGAGGATGCAGATTCACTCAACCTCAGTGGGCATGAGCGTTTCACGATCGACCTCCCTCGCAAGATTACCGAGATCCGTCCAGGCCAAGATGTGATCGTTACGACAAAAAATGGGAAATCCTTCACTTGCACACTTTGCATTAACACACAG GTGGAGCTGGAATACTTTAACCATGGAGGCATCCTCCCCTACCTTATTCGCAAATTGGCATGA